The proteins below come from a single Azospirillum thermophilum genomic window:
- a CDS encoding PAS domain-containing protein, translated as MTRTAIRPTGVESPFGEEEIIVSKTDLKGRITYANDVFLRVSRFDAREVIGAPHNLIRHPDMPRCVFKLMWDTIQAGGEIFAYVLNMASNGDHYWVFAHVTPSRDGRGQVIGYHSNRRKPAAAQVARIAPLYRSLRQQEDASPGRKDGMNTAYGSMMAMLRDTGMDYEQFVFSL; from the coding sequence ATGACCAGAACCGCCATCCGCCCGACCGGGGTGGAAAGTCCCTTCGGCGAGGAAGAGATCATCGTCAGCAAGACCGACCTGAAGGGCCGCATCACCTACGCCAACGACGTCTTCCTGCGCGTCTCCCGCTTCGACGCCAGGGAGGTCATCGGCGCGCCGCACAACCTGATCCGCCATCCGGACATGCCGCGCTGCGTCTTCAAACTGATGTGGGACACCATCCAGGCGGGCGGCGAGATCTTCGCCTATGTGCTGAACATGGCGTCGAACGGCGACCATTACTGGGTCTTCGCCCATGTCACCCCCAGCCGCGACGGGCGCGGGCAGGTGATCGGCTACCACTCCAACCGGCGCAAGCCGGCGGCCGCGCAGGTCGCCCGCATCGCCCCCCTCTACCGCAGCCTGCGGCAGCAGGAGGACGCGAGCCCCGGCCGCAAGGACGGGATGAACACCGCCTATGGTTCGATGATGGCCATGCTGCGCGACACGGGGATGGATTATGAGCAGTTTGTCTTCTCTCTCTAA
- a CDS encoding methyl-accepting chemotaxis protein: MSSLSSLSKVRLLLAAAAALLALDATGLFPAVPHLPPSIAALALLAPAVLLAGRTDSRLRTAAEVCAAAARGDLEARIPGVAEAGTLGTLQRSINALLDITDAFVREASGSMQAVSRGRFHRKVLLRGLPGAFRSTATDINRAADLMERQAGDLSGYADRLEASVASVVTSVTDSSSGMREDAERMTRIAADTSSQAAMIAAATEQTSTNVQTVAAATEELAASVQEIERQVTLSSRISRDAVERARQTGVVVRDLSEVTRQVGDVIQLINSIATQTNLLALNATIEAARAGEAGKGFAVVAQEVKSLARQTAAATEEVSAKLGAITGATDLTVDAIRTIDGIISEMSDIAQSVAAAIEQQGAATQEITRNVQQAAVGTREIAHSVSRMRDAATQTGTAATQVLAGASGLSEQAARLRESVASFLARARAA, from the coding sequence ATGAGCAGTTTGTCTTCTCTCTCTAAGGTCCGGCTCCTGCTGGCCGCCGCCGCAGCGCTGCTGGCGCTCGACGCGACGGGGCTGTTCCCGGCCGTACCGCACCTGCCGCCGTCCATCGCCGCCCTGGCCCTGCTGGCCCCGGCGGTCCTGCTCGCCGGCCGGACGGACTCCAGGCTGCGGACCGCCGCGGAGGTCTGCGCCGCCGCCGCCCGCGGCGACCTGGAAGCCCGCATCCCCGGCGTGGCGGAGGCCGGGACCCTCGGCACGCTCCAGCGCAGCATCAACGCGCTGCTCGACATCACCGACGCCTTCGTGCGCGAGGCGAGCGGCTCGATGCAGGCGGTCAGCCGGGGCCGCTTCCACCGCAAGGTCCTGCTGCGCGGCCTTCCCGGCGCCTTCCGCAGCACGGCGACGGACATCAACCGCGCCGCCGACCTGATGGAGCGGCAGGCCGGCGACCTGAGCGGCTATGCCGACCGGCTGGAGGCCAGCGTCGCCTCCGTCGTCACCAGCGTGACGGACTCCTCGTCCGGCATGCGCGAGGATGCCGAGCGGATGACCCGCATCGCCGCCGACACCTCCAGCCAGGCGGCGATGATCGCGGCGGCCACCGAGCAGACCTCGACCAACGTCCAGACCGTCGCCGCCGCGACGGAGGAGCTGGCCGCCTCGGTCCAGGAGATCGAGCGGCAGGTCACCCTGTCCTCGCGCATCTCGCGCGACGCGGTGGAGCGGGCGCGCCAGACCGGCGTCGTCGTCCGCGACCTCAGCGAGGTGACCCGGCAGGTCGGCGACGTCATCCAGCTCATCAACTCCATCGCCACCCAGACCAACCTGCTGGCGCTGAACGCGACCATCGAGGCCGCCCGCGCCGGGGAGGCGGGCAAGGGCTTCGCCGTCGTCGCGCAGGAGGTCAAGAGCCTCGCGCGCCAGACCGCCGCCGCGACCGAGGAGGTCAGCGCCAAGCTCGGCGCCATCACCGGCGCCACCGACCTGACCGTGGATGCCATCCGCACCATCGACGGCATCATCTCGGAGATGAGCGACATCGCCCAGTCGGTCGCCGCGGCGATCGAGCAGCAGGGGGCCGCGACCCAGGAGATCACGCGCAACGTCCAGCAGGCGGCCGTCGGCACGCGGGAGATCGCCCACAGCGTGTCGCGCATGAGGGACGCGGCGACGCAGACCGGCACCGCCGCCACCCAGGTGCTGGCCGGCGCCTCCGGCCTGTCGGAACAGGCCGCCCGCCTGCGCGAGAGCGTCGCCAGCTTCCTCGCCAGGGCGCGGGCCGCCTGA
- a CDS encoding cache domain-containing protein, which produces MGRTLFSWPRGIAAKLVAIVGFMALALAVVGGIGLHSLRDLMFSDRVDKIRAIVEVAHDMANSFERDVRSGKLPKEEAIARFRDRVRAMRYDGGKEYVFVYDMRGYAVVAADPAQDGTDRSGTRDPNGVYIVKEFIRLVQSAGEGRVDYAFPRPGQTAPLPKISYVRGFEPWGFIIGTGVYVDDIDARFRQELTSLGLVIGGILLVSLLVAWATARSFTRPLAELETQMEALATGDLAVDIPGTARRDEIGRMARAVAVFKTNSQEMRRLEAEHAAAQERAEQDRRAAVVALADQFEASIKGVVEMVASAATEMQQAASTMSATAEQTSQQARAVTAASEQASGNVQTVAAATEELTSSIGEISRQVTTSTRISAQAVEEAMRTTTTIDGLVEAAQQIGEVVQLINDIASQTNLLALNATIEAARAGEAGKGFAVVASEVKSLAAQTGRATEEIQAKVQEIQAATTGAQQAIESIGRTIGQVNEIATTIASAVEQQNAATADIAANVQQAATGTTEVSTNITGVNQAASETGAAASQVLGAASSLSREAEHLRSEVATFIARVRAS; this is translated from the coding sequence ATGGGAAGGACGCTGTTTTCCTGGCCGCGCGGCATCGCGGCCAAGCTGGTGGCGATCGTCGGCTTCATGGCGCTGGCGCTGGCGGTGGTCGGCGGGATCGGGCTCCACAGCCTGCGCGATCTGATGTTCAGCGACCGCGTCGACAAGATCCGCGCCATCGTCGAGGTGGCCCACGACATGGCCAACTCCTTCGAGCGCGACGTGCGGTCGGGCAAGCTGCCGAAGGAGGAGGCGATCGCGCGCTTCCGCGACCGGGTGCGGGCCATGCGCTATGACGGGGGCAAGGAATATGTCTTCGTCTACGACATGCGCGGCTACGCCGTCGTGGCCGCCGACCCCGCGCAGGACGGCACCGACCGCAGCGGCACCCGCGACCCCAACGGCGTCTACATCGTCAAGGAGTTCATCAGGCTGGTCCAGAGCGCCGGGGAAGGGCGCGTCGACTACGCCTTCCCCCGCCCCGGCCAGACCGCGCCCCTGCCCAAGATCAGCTACGTCCGCGGCTTCGAGCCCTGGGGCTTCATCATCGGCACCGGCGTCTATGTCGACGACATCGACGCGCGCTTCCGGCAGGAGCTGACCAGCCTCGGGCTCGTCATCGGCGGTATCCTGCTGGTCTCTCTGCTGGTCGCCTGGGCCACCGCGCGCAGCTTCACCCGCCCCCTGGCGGAGCTGGAGACGCAGATGGAGGCGCTGGCCACCGGCGACCTCGCCGTGGACATCCCCGGCACCGCCCGCCGCGACGAGATCGGCCGCATGGCCCGCGCGGTCGCGGTGTTCAAGACCAACTCGCAGGAGATGCGCCGGCTGGAGGCCGAGCATGCCGCCGCCCAGGAGCGGGCGGAACAGGACCGCCGCGCCGCCGTGGTGGCGCTCGCCGACCAGTTCGAGGCCAGCATCAAGGGCGTGGTGGAGATGGTCGCCTCCGCCGCGACGGAGATGCAGCAGGCCGCCAGCACCATGTCCGCCACGGCCGAGCAGACCAGCCAGCAGGCCCGCGCCGTCACCGCCGCGTCGGAACAGGCGTCCGGCAACGTCCAGACCGTCGCCGCCGCCACCGAGGAGCTGACCAGCTCCATCGGCGAGATCAGCCGCCAGGTCACCACCTCGACCCGGATCTCCGCCCAGGCGGTGGAGGAGGCGATGCGCACCACCACGACCATCGACGGGCTGGTGGAGGCCGCCCAGCAGATCGGGGAGGTGGTGCAGCTCATCAACGACATCGCCAGCCAGACCAACCTGCTGGCGCTGAACGCCACCATCGAGGCGGCGCGGGCCGGCGAAGCGGGCAAGGGCTTCGCCGTCGTGGCGAGCGAGGTCAAGAGCCTCGCCGCCCAGACCGGCCGCGCCACCGAGGAGATCCAGGCCAAGGTGCAGGAGATCCAGGCGGCCACCACCGGCGCCCAGCAGGCGATCGAGAGCATCGGCCGCACCATCGGGCAGGTGAACGAGATCGCCACCACCATCGCCTCGGCGGTGGAGCAGCAGAACGCCGCGACCGCCGACATCGCCGCCAACGTCCAGCAGGCGGCGACCGGCACGA